The Mesobacillus jeotgali genome window below encodes:
- a CDS encoding VOC family protein, with product MINKIGQIMLYVNDQDAAVKFWTDKLGFVVNAEEDNGQGMRWIEISPSKESETSIVLHNKEFVAKMSPGVNLGTPSLMFYSENLEEFRSDLSNKNVFVGEIVNMPSGRVFNFADDEENYFAVMEK from the coding sequence ATGATAAATAAAATCGGTCAAATCATGCTGTATGTGAATGATCAGGATGCTGCTGTGAAGTTCTGGACTGACAAACTGGGTTTTGTTGTTAATGCAGAAGAAGATAATGGGCAGGGTATGAGATGGATTGAAATTTCTCCAAGTAAAGAGTCAGAAACAAGCATTGTACTGCATAATAAAGAATTCGTTGCGAAAATGTCGCCTGGAGTCAATCTTGGTACACCTTCATTAATGTTTTACTCTGAGAATCTTGAAGAATTCCGCAGCGATTTATCAAATAAAAACGTGTTTGTCGGTGAAATTGTAAACATGCCTTCAGGCAGGGTATTTAATTTTGCTGATGATGAAGAAAATTACTTTGCTGTTATGGAAAAATAA